In the genome of Pseudomonas protegens, one region contains:
- the paaA gene encoding 1,2-phenylacetyl-CoA epoxidase subunit PaaA, with protein sequence MYAQLVDTGVKRITPLAEMSEQERTFQEKIDGEIKIEAKNWMPDAYRQTLIRQISQHAHSEIVGMLPEGNWVTRAPTLKRKLQLMAKIQDEAGHGLYLYSAMETLGADRDEEIAKLHSGRAKYSSIFNYPTLNWADMGAVGWLVDGAAIVNQVVLQRTSYGPYARAMVRICKEESFHQRQGYEILLTMMREGNQAQKDMVQDAINRLWWPALMMFGPGDEHSPNSAQSMAWKIKRQSNDELRQRFIDQTIPQLELLGCTCPDPDLKWNAERGHYDFGEIQWQEFYEVLKGNGPCNQERLETRRRAIDDGAWVRAAAVAHAQKQSNKNAA encoded by the coding sequence ATGTACGCACAGCTGGTAGACACGGGGGTCAAGCGCATCACGCCGCTGGCAGAAATGTCCGAGCAGGAGCGCACCTTCCAGGAAAAAATCGATGGCGAAATCAAGATCGAGGCCAAGAACTGGATGCCCGACGCCTACCGCCAGACGCTGATCCGGCAGATCTCCCAGCACGCCCACTCGGAAATCGTCGGCATGCTGCCCGAAGGCAACTGGGTCACCCGCGCCCCGACCCTCAAGCGCAAGCTGCAACTGATGGCCAAGATCCAGGACGAGGCCGGCCACGGCCTGTACCTGTACAGCGCCATGGAAACCCTGGGCGCCGACCGCGACGAGGAAATCGCCAAGCTCCACAGTGGCCGCGCCAAGTATTCGAGCATCTTCAACTACCCAACCCTGAACTGGGCCGACATGGGCGCGGTGGGCTGGCTGGTGGACGGCGCCGCCATCGTCAACCAGGTGGTGCTGCAGCGCACCTCCTACGGCCCCTACGCCCGGGCCATGGTGCGCATCTGCAAGGAAGAGAGCTTCCACCAGCGCCAGGGCTACGAAATCCTCCTGACCATGATGCGCGAGGGCAACCAGGCGCAGAAGGACATGGTCCAGGACGCCATCAACCGCCTGTGGTGGCCGGCGCTGATGATGTTCGGCCCCGGCGACGAACATTCCCCCAACAGCGCCCAGTCCATGGCCTGGAAGATCAAGCGACAGAGCAACGACGAACTGCGCCAGCGCTTCATCGACCAGACCATCCCGCAGCTGGAGCTATTGGGCTGCACCTGCCCCGACCCGGACCTGAAGTGGAACGCCGAGCGCGGCCACTACGACTTCGGCGAAATCCAGTGGCAGGAATTCTACGAGGTGCTCAAGGGCAACGGCCCATGCAACCAGGAGCGCCTGGAAACCCGCCGCCGGGCCATCGACGACGGCGCCTGGGTGCGGGCCGCCGCCGTGGCCCACGCACAAAAGCAAAGCAACAAGAACGCCGCCTGA
- a CDS encoding cation acetate symporter, producing MKRLAGAFLLPGLLAWDLALAADDSARPLNWNAIGMFLAFVLLTLGITRWAALRTRSAKDFYTAGGGMSGLQNGLAIAGDMISAASFLGISAMMFLNGYDGLLYALGVLAGWPIILFLIAERLRNLGTYTFADVVSYRLAQTPVRLTSAFGTLTVALMYLVAQMVGAGKLIELLFGLSYLHAVMLVGLLMVCYVTFGGMLATTWVQIIKAVMLLSGTSFMAFMVLKHFGFSTEALFARASQVHAKGSAIMAPGGLLSNPIDAISLGLGMMFGTAGLPHILMRFFTVSDAREARKSVLYATGFIGYFYLLLIIVGFGAIVMVGSEPEYRDASGAIIGGANMIAVHLAQAVGGNLFLGFISAVAFATILAVVAGLALSGASAVSHDLYACVMRQGQASTQQEMRVSKIATLCIGVLAVLLGLLFESQNIAFLSGLVLAIAASVNFPVLFLSMFWKGLTTRGAVGGSLAGLISAIVLLILSPAVWVNVLHHPQALFPYANPALFSMSLAFFTAWALSVSDRSPRAALERGRYLAQFIRSMTGIGAGGASHH from the coding sequence ATGAAGCGCCTCGCAGGAGCCTTCCTGCTGCCCGGCCTGCTGGCCTGGGACCTGGCCCTGGCCGCCGACGACAGCGCCCGCCCGCTGAACTGGAACGCCATCGGCATGTTCCTGGCGTTCGTCCTGCTGACCCTGGGGATCACCCGCTGGGCCGCCCTGCGCACCCGCTCGGCCAAGGACTTCTACACCGCCGGCGGCGGCATGAGCGGCCTGCAGAACGGCCTGGCGATTGCCGGCGACATGATCTCCGCCGCGTCCTTCCTCGGCATCTCGGCGATGATGTTCCTCAATGGCTACGACGGCCTGCTGTATGCCCTGGGGGTTCTGGCCGGCTGGCCGATCATCCTGTTTCTGATCGCCGAGCGCCTGCGCAACCTGGGCACCTACACCTTCGCCGACGTGGTGTCCTATCGTCTGGCCCAGACCCCGGTGCGCCTGACCTCGGCCTTCGGCACCCTGACCGTGGCCCTGATGTACCTGGTGGCGCAGATGGTCGGCGCCGGCAAGCTGATCGAACTGCTGTTCGGCCTCAGCTACCTCCACGCGGTGATGCTGGTGGGCCTGCTGATGGTCTGCTACGTGACCTTCGGCGGCATGCTGGCCACCACCTGGGTGCAGATCATCAAGGCGGTGATGCTGCTCTCGGGCACCAGCTTCATGGCCTTCATGGTGCTCAAGCACTTCGGTTTCAGCACCGAGGCGCTGTTCGCCCGAGCCAGCCAGGTACACGCCAAAGGCAGCGCGATCATGGCCCCCGGCGGGCTGCTGTCAAACCCCATCGACGCCATTTCCCTGGGCCTGGGGATGATGTTCGGCACCGCCGGGCTGCCGCATATCCTCATGCGTTTCTTTACCGTCAGCGACGCCCGGGAAGCGCGCAAGAGCGTGCTCTATGCCACCGGGTTCATCGGCTACTTCTATCTGCTGCTGATCATTGTCGGCTTCGGCGCGATCGTCATGGTCGGCAGCGAGCCTGAGTATCGCGACGCCAGCGGCGCCATCATCGGCGGCGCCAACATGATCGCGGTGCACCTGGCCCAGGCGGTGGGCGGCAACCTGTTCCTGGGGTTCATCTCGGCCGTGGCCTTCGCCACCATCCTCGCGGTGGTCGCCGGGCTGGCGCTGTCCGGTGCCTCGGCGGTGTCCCACGACCTGTATGCCTGCGTGATGCGCCAAGGTCAGGCCAGCACCCAGCAGGAAATGCGCGTCTCGAAGATCGCCACCCTGTGCATCGGCGTCCTGGCGGTGCTGCTGGGGCTGTTGTTCGAGTCGCAGAACATCGCCTTTCTCTCGGGACTGGTACTGGCGATTGCCGCGTCGGTGAATTTCCCGGTGCTGTTTCTTTCCATGTTCTGGAAAGGCCTGACCACCCGGGGCGCGGTGGGCGGCAGCCTGGCCGGGCTGATTTCGGCGATTGTCCTGCTGATCCTCAGCCCGGCGGTCTGGGTCAATGTGCTGCACCACCCGCAGGCGCTGTTTCCCTACGCCAACCCGGCGCTGTTCTCCATGAGCCTGGCGTTCTTCACCGCCTGGGCCTTGTCCGTCAGCGACCGCTCGCCCCGGGCCGCCCTTGAGCGCGGCCGCTACCTGGCGCAGTTCATCCGTTCCATGACCGGCATCGGCGCTGGCGGCGCCAGCCATCACTGA
- the paaC gene encoding 1,2-phenylacetyl-CoA epoxidase subunit PaaC encodes MNPANDLINSLLRLGDSALIQGQRLCEWCGRAPALEEELALMNVGLDLVGQARNWLDYAAELLADGRDADHLAFRRDERAYRNLLLVEQPNGDFAVTLLKQFFYDAWHLETLKGLSQSADARMAGIAAKAVKEVTYHLRRSSEWVERLGDGTEESHQRMLQALPRLWRFTGELVDIHATEVELHRAGLWADPAQVAEAWRAKVESLFARATLPVPEAPSHFYLDARRGLHTEHLGPLLAEMQFLPRAYPDAVW; translated from the coding sequence ATGAACCCTGCAAACGATCTGATCAACTCCCTGCTGCGCCTGGGCGACAGCGCCCTGATCCAGGGCCAGCGCCTGTGCGAGTGGTGCGGCCGGGCCCCGGCCCTGGAAGAAGAGCTGGCGCTGATGAACGTCGGCCTCGATCTGGTGGGCCAGGCCCGCAACTGGCTGGACTACGCCGCCGAACTGCTGGCCGATGGGCGCGACGCCGATCACCTGGCGTTCCGCCGGGACGAGCGTGCCTACCGCAACCTGCTGCTGGTGGAGCAGCCCAATGGCGATTTCGCGGTGACCCTGCTCAAGCAGTTCTTCTATGACGCCTGGCACCTGGAAACCCTCAAGGGCCTGAGCCAGTCGGCGGACGCGCGGATGGCCGGGATCGCCGCCAAGGCCGTCAAGGAAGTCACCTATCACCTGCGGCGCTCCAGCGAATGGGTCGAGCGCCTGGGAGACGGCACCGAGGAAAGCCACCAGCGCATGCTGCAGGCGCTCCCGCGGCTGTGGCGCTTCACCGGCGAGCTGGTCGATATCCACGCCACCGAAGTCGAGCTGCACCGGGCCGGCCTGTGGGCCGATCCGGCCCAGGTCGCCGAGGCCTGGCGCGCCAAGGTCGAGAGCCTCTTCGCCCGGGCCACCCTGCCCGTGCCCGAGGCACCGAGCCATTTCTATCTGGATGCACGCCGGGGCCTGCACACCGAACACCTGGGCCCGCTGCTGGCCGAGATGCAATTCCTGCCGAGGGCCTACCCCGATGCGGTCTGGTGA
- the paaB gene encoding 1,2-phenylacetyl-CoA epoxidase subunit PaaB: MSEWTLYEVFVRSKHGLNHKHVGSVHAADDAMAMTNARDLYTRRSEGVSLWVVPSAQIVASSPDDKDPLFDPADDKVYRHASFYQLPPEVGHM; this comes from the coding sequence ATGTCTGAATGGACCCTTTACGAAGTCTTCGTGCGCAGCAAGCACGGCCTCAATCACAAGCATGTCGGCAGCGTGCACGCCGCCGACGACGCCATGGCCATGACCAACGCCCGGGATCTCTATACCCGGCGCAGCGAAGGCGTGAGCCTGTGGGTCGTACCCTCGGCGCAGATCGTCGCCTCCTCCCCGGACGACAAGGACCCGCTATTCGATCCCGCCGACGACAAGGTCTATCGCCACGCCAGCTTCTACCAGCTGCCCCCCGAAGTCGGACACATGTGA
- the nhaB gene encoding sodium/proton antiporter NhaB has protein sequence MSGSMAQAFAHNFLGQSPRWYKASILAFLLLNPLLYFWVSPAAAGWCLVIEFIFTLAMALKCYPLMPGGLLLVEALLLGMATPQALYDELVHNFPVILLLMFMVAGIYFMKELLLFLFSRLLLGVRSKALLGLLFCFLSAFLSAFLDALTVTAVIISAAVGFYSVYHRVASGNDPRQDSAFADDQHLPTLHHDDLQQFRAFLRSLLMHGAVGTALGGVCTLVGEPQNLLIGHEMGWHFAEFFSQVAPVSMPVLAAGLVTCVLLEKLRWFGYGTLLPDNVRRVLANYAAEDDAQRTSRQRAALLVQGLAALILIVGLALHVAEVGLIGLLVIVLITAFTGITDEHRLGNAFKDAMPFTALLVVFFAVVAVIHQQQLFVPLIQWVLALPAEQQPGMLFIANGLLSAISDNVFVATIYITEVKRAFVAGQMSREHFETLAIAINTGTNLPSVATPNGQAAFLFLLTSAIAPLVRLSYGRMVWMALPYTLVMGLLGWYAVSYWL, from the coding sequence ATGTCCGGCTCAATGGCCCAGGCGTTTGCGCACAATTTTCTCGGCCAGTCCCCACGTTGGTACAAGGCCAGCATCCTCGCCTTCCTGCTGCTCAATCCCCTGCTGTACTTCTGGGTCAGCCCGGCGGCGGCCGGCTGGTGCCTGGTGATCGAGTTCATCTTCACCCTGGCCATGGCCCTCAAATGCTACCCGCTGATGCCCGGGGGCCTGTTGCTGGTGGAGGCGCTGCTGCTGGGCATGGCCACGCCCCAGGCCCTGTATGACGAACTGGTGCACAACTTTCCGGTGATCCTGCTGCTGATGTTCATGGTGGCCGGCATCTATTTCATGAAGGAGTTGCTGCTGTTCCTGTTCTCCCGGCTGCTGCTGGGGGTGCGTTCCAAGGCGCTGCTGGGCTTGCTGTTCTGCTTTCTGTCGGCCTTTCTCTCGGCCTTTCTCGACGCCCTGACCGTCACCGCGGTGATCATCAGCGCCGCCGTGGGCTTCTACTCGGTGTATCACCGGGTGGCTTCCGGCAACGACCCGCGCCAGGACAGCGCCTTTGCCGATGACCAGCATCTGCCGACCCTGCATCACGACGACCTGCAGCAGTTCCGGGCCTTTTTGCGCAGCCTGCTGATGCACGGCGCCGTGGGCACGGCCCTGGGCGGCGTCTGCACCCTGGTGGGTGAACCGCAGAACCTGTTGATCGGCCATGAAATGGGCTGGCACTTCGCCGAGTTCTTCAGCCAGGTGGCGCCGGTGTCGATGCCGGTACTGGCCGCCGGCCTGGTGACCTGCGTGCTGCTGGAGAAACTGCGCTGGTTCGGCTACGGCACCCTGCTGCCGGACAACGTGCGCCGGGTGCTGGCCAACTACGCCGCCGAGGACGATGCCCAGCGCACCTCGCGCCAGCGCGCGGCGCTGCTGGTGCAGGGGCTCGCGGCCTTGATCCTGATTGTCGGCCTGGCCCTGCATGTGGCCGAAGTCGGCCTGATCGGGCTGCTGGTGATCGTGCTGATCACCGCCTTCACCGGGATTACCGATGAGCACCGGCTGGGCAACGCCTTCAAGGACGCCATGCCCTTTACCGCCCTGCTGGTGGTGTTCTTTGCCGTGGTGGCGGTGATTCACCAGCAGCAGCTGTTCGTGCCGCTGATCCAGTGGGTGCTGGCGCTGCCGGCGGAGCAGCAACCGGGCATGCTGTTCATTGCCAACGGCCTGCTGTCGGCCATCAGTGACAACGTGTTCGTCGCCACCATCTACATCACCGAGGTGAAACGGGCCTTCGTCGCCGGACAGATGAGCCGCGAACACTTCGAGACCCTGGCGATCGCCATCAACACCGGGACCAATCTGCCCAGCGTGGCCACGCCCAACGGCCAGGCGGCGTTCCTGTTCCTGCTGACGTCGGCGATTGCGCCGCTGGTGCGCCTGTCCTACGGCCGCATGGTGTGGATGGCCCTGCCCTACACCCTGGTCATGGGCCTGCTGGGCTGGTACGCGGTGAGCTACTGGCTGTAG
- the paaD gene encoding 1,2-phenylacetyl-CoA epoxidase subunit PaaD: protein MRSGELIGSDQGARGLQQGDLDLAWSTLDQVMDPEVPVVSVLDLGIVRDLDWQAGHLQVALTPTYSGCPATEVIENDIRQALEQAGFKAPRLMRQLTPAWTTDWITERGRQRLRAYGIAPPSGSSKRSLLGDAPQVLCPQCGSAHSERLSEFGSTACKALYRCRDCLEPFDYFKCI, encoded by the coding sequence ATGCGGTCTGGTGAACTGATCGGCAGCGACCAGGGCGCAAGGGGCCTGCAACAGGGCGACCTGGACCTGGCCTGGAGCACCCTGGATCAGGTCATGGACCCGGAGGTGCCGGTGGTCAGCGTGCTCGACCTGGGCATCGTCCGCGACCTGGACTGGCAGGCCGGCCATCTGCAGGTGGCGCTCACCCCCACCTACTCCGGCTGCCCGGCCACCGAGGTGATCGAAAACGACATTCGCCAGGCCCTGGAACAGGCCGGCTTCAAGGCACCACGCCTGATGCGCCAACTGACCCCGGCCTGGACCACCGACTGGATCACCGAACGCGGTCGCCAGCGCCTGCGGGCCTACGGCATCGCGCCGCCCTCGGGCAGCAGCAAGCGCAGCCTGCTGGGGGACGCGCCCCAGGTGCTCTGCCCGCAATGCGGCAGCGCCCACAGCGAACGCCTCAGCGAATTCGGCTCCACCGCCTGCAAGGCCCTGTACCGCTGCCGTGACTGCCTGGAACCCTTCGACTATTTCAAGTGCATCTGA
- a CDS encoding Cof-type HAD-IIB family hydrolase, giving the protein MSVPKASSIQFLLSDMDGTLLRPDHSISPRTLDAVRALREAGVAFSLATGRPPRAMQQQIEALGVDLPTAGFNGGSIVGPDGRFLARHHVPVQAAVTALLLFEALPQIETWVFADNEWLLRHLDGALMPQERQALGYAPKVVDSFEEYLPRIDKIVAASGDHRLLAELEARLHASTAGQAQASRSQPRFLDVTALEADKGQALSTLAEYLGVPLQRTAALGDGGNDSAMFRRAGLSIAMGQAPEQVKGEADVITGSNQEDGAAEAIERYILMR; this is encoded by the coding sequence ATGAGCGTGCCCAAGGCGTCGTCGATCCAGTTCCTGCTCAGCGACATGGACGGCACCCTGTTGCGTCCCGACCACAGCATCAGCCCCCGTACCCTCGACGCGGTTCGTGCCCTGCGCGAGGCCGGAGTGGCGTTCAGCCTGGCCACCGGTCGGCCACCGCGGGCCATGCAGCAGCAGATCGAAGCCCTGGGCGTGGACCTGCCGACGGCGGGGTTCAACGGCGGCAGCATCGTTGGGCCCGATGGCCGTTTTCTGGCTCGCCACCATGTTCCCGTGCAAGCGGCGGTGACCGCCTTGCTGCTGTTCGAAGCGTTGCCGCAGATCGAGACCTGGGTGTTTGCCGACAACGAGTGGCTGCTGCGCCACCTCGATGGCGCCTTGATGCCCCAGGAACGCCAGGCGCTGGGGTATGCGCCGAAAGTCGTGGACAGTTTCGAGGAGTACCTGCCGCGCATCGACAAGATCGTTGCCGCCAGTGGCGACCATCGCTTGCTGGCGGAGCTGGAGGCGCGCCTGCACGCCAGCACCGCGGGGCAGGCCCAGGCTTCCCGTTCGCAGCCCAGGTTCCTTGATGTCACCGCCCTTGAGGCGGACAAGGGCCAGGCCCTGAGCACCCTGGCCGAGTACCTGGGCGTGCCGCTGCAGCGCACGGCGGCGCTGGGGGATGGCGGGAATGATTCGGCGATGTTCCGCCGGGCCGGCTTGTCGATTGCCATGGGCCAGGCGCCGGAGCAGGTCAAGGGCGAGGCCGACGTGATCACCGGCAGCAACCAGGAAGACGGCGCGGCCGAGGCCATCGAGCGCTACATCCTCATGCGCTGA
- the paaZ gene encoding phenylacetic acid degradation bifunctional protein PaaZ, which translates to MPQSSTLQSFIGGRWIGQHPAQALRSAIDGHEVARTHEEPLDFAEALQHGRVNGARALLALDFQERARRLKALALYLGERKEQLYALSHHSGATRADSWIDIEGGNSTLFSYAGLGARELPSGNLLHEGPAQSLSKLGSFAGTHILVPRGGVAVHINAFNFPIWGMLEKFAPCFLAGMPCIVKPASATSYLTEAAVRLMHESGLLPEGSLQLVIGGTGDLLDRLQGQDLVTFTGSAATAATLRANPNLIRHSVPFNAEADSLNCAILAPDVTPDDPEFELFIKEVVREMTVKAGQKCTAIRRAIVPARQLDAVTTSLRERLAKVVVGDPSVEGVRMGALASHAQQRDVAERLDSLLHSSDLLFGARDGFEPRGDNVSQGAFFAPTLLLCRDPLAQGGAHDIEAFGPVSSLMAYDDLDQALELAARGKGSLVASLVTKDPGIAAQVIPRAASWHGRLLVLDRECAGESTGHGSPLPQLKHGGPGRAGGGEELGGLRAVKHYLQRAAVQGSPSMLAAVTGEHVRGAKVIETEVHPFRRHFQDLRIGESLLTHRRTVTEADLVNFGCLSGDHFYMHFDEIAAKESQFGKRIAHGYFVLSAAAGLFVSPGPGPVLANYGLDTLRFISPVGIGDTLQARLTCKRKIDQGKQSPQGTPQGVVAWDVEVTNQLGELVASYDILTLVAKRTH; encoded by the coding sequence ATGCCACAGTCTTCTACCCTGCAAAGCTTTATCGGCGGCCGCTGGATCGGCCAGCACCCGGCCCAGGCCTTGCGCAGCGCCATCGACGGCCATGAAGTGGCGCGCACCCATGAAGAGCCCCTGGACTTTGCCGAGGCCCTGCAACATGGGCGCGTGAACGGTGCGCGGGCCCTGCTGGCCCTGGATTTCCAGGAGCGCGCCCGGCGCCTCAAGGCCCTGGCGCTGTACCTTGGCGAACGCAAGGAACAGCTGTACGCCCTGTCCCACCACAGCGGCGCGACCCGGGCCGACAGCTGGATCGACATAGAGGGCGGCAACAGCACCCTGTTCAGCTACGCCGGGCTTGGCGCCCGCGAGCTGCCCTCGGGCAACCTGCTGCACGAAGGCCCGGCGCAATCCCTGAGCAAGCTCGGCAGCTTTGCCGGCACCCATATCCTGGTGCCCCGGGGCGGCGTGGCGGTGCACATCAACGCCTTCAACTTTCCCATCTGGGGGATGCTGGAAAAGTTCGCCCCGTGCTTTCTCGCCGGCATGCCCTGCATCGTCAAACCGGCCAGCGCCACCAGCTACCTGACCGAGGCCGCGGTACGCCTGATGCATGAATCCGGCCTGTTGCCCGAAGGCAGCCTGCAACTGGTGATCGGCGGCACCGGCGACCTGCTGGATCGCCTGCAAGGCCAGGACCTGGTGACCTTCACCGGCTCGGCGGCCACCGCCGCCACGCTGCGGGCCAACCCCAACCTGATCCGCCACTCGGTGCCCTTCAACGCCGAGGCCGACTCGCTGAACTGCGCGATCCTGGCCCCGGACGTGACCCCGGACGACCCGGAATTCGAGCTGTTCATCAAGGAAGTGGTGCGGGAAATGACGGTCAAGGCCGGACAGAAATGCACCGCCATCCGCCGCGCCATCGTTCCGGCCAGACAGCTGGACGCGGTGACCACAAGCTTGCGCGAGCGCCTGGCGAAGGTGGTGGTCGGCGATCCCTCGGTGGAAGGCGTGCGCATGGGCGCCCTGGCCTCCCACGCGCAACAGCGCGATGTGGCCGAGCGCCTGGACAGCCTGCTGCACAGCAGCGACCTGCTGTTCGGCGCCCGGGACGGCTTCGAGCCCCGGGGCGACAACGTCAGCCAGGGCGCGTTCTTCGCCCCGACCCTGCTGCTGTGCCGTGATCCCCTGGCCCAGGGCGGCGCCCACGATATCGAGGCCTTTGGTCCGGTCAGCAGCCTGATGGCCTACGACGATCTGGATCAGGCCCTGGAGCTGGCCGCCCGTGGCAAGGGCAGCCTGGTGGCCAGCCTGGTGACCAAGGACCCGGGCATCGCCGCCCAGGTCATTCCCCGGGCCGCCAGCTGGCACGGCCGCCTGCTGGTCCTGGACCGCGAGTGCGCCGGCGAATCCACCGGCCACGGCTCGCCCCTGCCGCAACTCAAGCACGGCGGCCCGGGTCGCGCCGGTGGCGGTGAAGAGCTGGGTGGCCTGCGGGCGGTCAAGCACTACCTGCAGCGGGCCGCGGTGCAGGGTTCGCCCAGCATGCTGGCGGCAGTGACCGGTGAACACGTGCGTGGCGCCAAGGTCATCGAAACCGAGGTTCACCCGTTCCGCCGGCACTTCCAGGACCTGCGCATCGGCGAATCCCTGCTGACCCACCGGCGCACTGTGACCGAGGCCGACCTGGTGAACTTCGGCTGCCTGTCGGGGGACCACTTCTATATGCACTTCGACGAGATCGCCGCCAAGGAATCGCAGTTCGGCAAGCGCATTGCCCACGGCTACTTCGTGCTCTCGGCGGCGGCCGGCCTGTTCGTCTCCCCGGGCCCGGGGCCGGTCCTGGCCAACTACGGCCTGGACACCCTGCGCTTCATCAGCCCGGTGGGCATTGGCGACACCCTGCAGGCGCGCCTGACCTGCAAGCGCAAGATCGACCAGGGCAAACAGAGCCCCCAGGGCACGCCGCAAGGGGTGGTGGCCTGGGACGTGGAGGTGACCAACCAGCTGGGTGAACTGGTGGCCAGCTACGACATCCTGACCCTGGTCGCCAAGCGCACACACTGA
- the paaE gene encoding 1,2-phenylacetyl-CoA epoxidase subunit PaaE — MSQFHRLTIKDVRSETRDAVSIAFDIPQHLQAQFHFTQGQHLVLRAELEGEEVRRSYSICSGVNDGELRIAVKRVVGGRFSAFANEQLKPGQSLEVMPPAGRFHVELEPSRRGHYLAVAAGSGITPILSIIKSTLEGEPLSRFTLLYGNRSSASALFREQLEDLKNRYLQRLNLVFVFSREQQDIDLYNGRITQDKCQQLFSRWLDVQKLDAAFICGPQAMTETVRDSLKAAGMGAERIHFELFHAAGDSQKRQAREAARVQDPQVSQITVISDGRALAFDLPRNSLSLLDAGNAQGAELPYSCKAGVCSTCKCKVIEGEVEMDSNHALEDYEVAAGYVLSCQSFPLSDKVVLDFDQP, encoded by the coding sequence ATGAGCCAGTTCCACCGCTTGACCATCAAGGACGTTCGCAGCGAAACCCGCGACGCGGTGTCCATCGCCTTCGACATTCCCCAGCACCTGCAAGCGCAGTTCCACTTCACCCAGGGCCAGCATCTGGTGCTGCGCGCCGAGCTTGAAGGCGAGGAAGTACGGCGCTCCTATTCGATCTGCAGCGGCGTCAATGACGGCGAACTGCGCATCGCGGTGAAGCGCGTCGTCGGCGGGCGTTTTTCCGCGTTTGCCAACGAACAGCTCAAGCCCGGGCAGTCGCTGGAAGTCATGCCTCCGGCCGGCCGCTTCCATGTCGAGCTGGAGCCGAGCCGGCGCGGCCACTACCTGGCGGTGGCGGCGGGCAGCGGCATCACGCCGATCCTGTCGATCATCAAGAGCACCCTGGAAGGCGAGCCTTTGAGCCGTTTCACCCTGCTCTACGGCAACCGTTCCAGCGCCTCGGCGCTGTTTCGCGAACAGCTGGAAGACCTGAAGAACCGTTATCTGCAGCGCCTGAACCTGGTGTTCGTGTTCAGCCGCGAACAGCAGGACATCGACCTCTATAACGGCCGCATCACCCAGGACAAATGCCAGCAACTGTTTTCCCGCTGGCTCGACGTCCAGAAACTGGACGCGGCCTTCATCTGCGGCCCCCAGGCCATGACCGAAACCGTGCGCGACAGCCTCAAGGCCGCCGGCATGGGCGCCGAGCGCATCCACTTCGAACTGTTCCACGCCGCCGGTGACAGCCAGAAGCGCCAGGCCCGGGAAGCCGCCCGCGTCCAGGACCCGCAGGTCAGCCAGATCACCGTGATCAGCGATGGCCGGGCCCTGGCCTTCGACCTGCCGCGCAACAGCCTGAGCCTGCTGGATGCCGGCAACGCCCAGGGCGCCGAGCTGCCGTATTCGTGCAAGGCCGGGGTCTGCTCCACCTGCAAGTGCAAGGTCATCGAAGGCGAGGTGGAAATGGACAGCAACCACGCCCTGGAAGACTACGAAGTGGCGGCCGGCTATGTGCTGTCCTGCCAGTCCTTCCCCCTCAGCGACAAGGTGGTCCTGGACTTCGACCAGCCCTGA
- a CDS encoding DUF485 domain-containing protein — protein MSPQEIDRITRHPDFIQLVRRKQRLYWSLTLVMLLAYYGFVLLVAFHPGLLGRSLSGGATSVGMPVGVAMIVLAFALTGFYVYRSNRLLDPLNDKLKRECRS, from the coding sequence ATGAGCCCGCAAGAAATAGACCGCATCACCCGCCACCCGGACTTTATCCAGCTGGTCCGGCGCAAGCAGCGACTCTACTGGTCCCTGACCCTGGTCATGCTGCTGGCCTACTACGGCTTCGTGTTGCTGGTGGCGTTCCATCCCGGTCTGCTGGGCCGCTCGCTGTCCGGCGGGGCCACCAGCGTTGGCATGCCGGTGGGGGTGGCAATGATCGTCCTGGCCTTTGCCCTGACCGGTTTCTATGTCTATCGGAGCAACCGGCTGCTGGACCCGCTGAACGACAAACTCAAGCGCGAGTGCCGGTCATGA